In a single window of the Phycisphaerales bacterium genome:
- a CDS encoding L,D-transpeptidase family protein produces the protein MIETARGWIENGKLIEARTELMRVFAGQLPQAEAEESRALLKRIADETIFGPRPFQGDPLVESYTIQSGDALVHIGRRFDVPYEIIMRINGIRDATRIRAGQRIKVPKGPFHARISVSQFRMDLYLGDVYVRSYRVGLGSTGTPTGVWVVRDRLPRPTYYPPASATDKRVRGPNDPENPLGTRWIGLQGVEGAAVGQEGYGIHGTIEPDSIGKAVSLGCVRMHNEEVEFVYDLLVPGKSKVTIVP, from the coding sequence GTGATCGAGACCGCCCGTGGATGGATTGAAAATGGAAAACTGATCGAGGCCCGCACGGAGTTGATGCGCGTGTTCGCCGGCCAGCTTCCCCAGGCCGAAGCCGAGGAGTCGCGGGCCCTGCTCAAACGCATCGCCGACGAAACCATCTTCGGTCCGCGTCCGTTTCAGGGTGACCCGCTGGTTGAAAGCTATACGATTCAGTCGGGCGATGCCCTGGTGCATATCGGCCGGCGCTTCGATGTCCCTTATGAAATCATCATGCGAATCAACGGCATCCGCGATGCGACGCGCATCCGGGCGGGCCAGCGCATCAAGGTCCCCAAGGGGCCGTTTCATGCCCGCATTTCAGTTTCACAGTTTCGCATGGACCTGTACCTCGGTGATGTCTATGTGCGGAGTTACCGCGTCGGCCTGGGCTCCACCGGCACACCCACCGGCGTCTGGGTAGTTCGCGATCGCCTGCCGCGTCCCACTTACTATCCCCCGGCCTCCGCGACCGACAAGCGTGTTCGCGGTCCCAACGATCCCGAAAATCCGCTGGGCACGCGTTGGATTGGGTTGCAGGGCGTCGAAGGCGCGGCCGTCGGGCAGGAGGGCTACGGCATTCACGGCACGATTGAGCCGGACTCGATCGGGAAAGCAGTTTCGCTGGGCTGCGTTCGCATGCATAACGAGGAGGTCGAATTCGTCTACGACCTGCTTGTGCCCGGCAAGTCGAAGGTGACCATCGTTCCGTGA
- a CDS encoding class II fumarate hydratase produces MSQTRIERDSMGEMEVPADALYGASTQRAVLNFPISGYRFSRRFIRALGLIKFAAAEANKKLEKLDVKVASAIQQAAREVIDGLHDGQFVLDVFQTGSGTSTNMNANEVIANRAAQLMGQAIGSKRVHPNDHVNMGQSSNDVIPAAMHVAIVESFKGDLMPTLHNLHKALKAKADEFHDIIKIGRTHLMDATPIRLGQEFSGFASQVAHADRRIQAKVRILRELPIGGTAVGTGINTHPDFARLVCEIINHETQESFREADNHFEAQACKDTVVGASSALRTIAITLLKIANDIRWMGSGPRCGIGELFLPATQPGSSIMPGKVNPVIPEALMQVCAQVIGNDTAVTTASATLGNFDLHVGMPVMIHNVLESSRLLGSAVQVFEEKCVAGLQANRERCEALVEQSLAMCTSLAPLIGYDKAAAIAKEAWETGRTVREVALANKVLPEDKLAAALDPRTMLEPHV; encoded by the coding sequence ATGTCACAGACGCGCATCGAACGTGACTCGATGGGGGAGATGGAAGTTCCGGCCGATGCCCTGTACGGCGCGTCGACCCAACGCGCCGTGCTGAATTTTCCGATCAGCGGCTACCGCTTCTCGCGCCGGTTCATTCGCGCGCTGGGTCTGATCAAGTTTGCGGCGGCCGAGGCGAACAAGAAGCTTGAGAAGCTCGACGTGAAGGTGGCCAGTGCCATCCAGCAAGCCGCCCGCGAAGTGATTGACGGTCTGCACGACGGCCAGTTCGTCCTGGATGTTTTCCAGACGGGTTCGGGTACGTCGACGAACATGAACGCCAACGAAGTCATCGCCAACCGTGCGGCACAGCTCATGGGGCAGGCGATCGGCTCGAAGCGCGTGCATCCCAATGATCACGTGAACATGGGGCAGTCTTCGAACGACGTGATTCCGGCGGCGATGCACGTCGCCATTGTGGAGTCGTTCAAGGGCGACCTGATGCCCACGCTGCACAACCTGCACAAGGCCCTGAAGGCGAAGGCGGACGAGTTTCACGACATCATCAAGATCGGCCGCACGCACCTCATGGATGCGACGCCGATCCGGCTCGGGCAGGAATTCAGCGGGTTCGCGAGCCAGGTTGCGCACGCGGACCGGCGCATTCAGGCGAAGGTGCGCATCCTGCGCGAGCTGCCGATCGGCGGCACCGCGGTTGGCACCGGCATCAACACGCACCCCGACTTCGCCCGGCTCGTCTGCGAAATCATCAACCACGAGACGCAGGAATCCTTCCGCGAGGCCGATAACCACTTTGAGGCGCAGGCCTGCAAGGACACCGTCGTCGGGGCCTCTTCCGCGCTGCGCACCATTGCGATTACCCTGCTCAAGATCGCGAACGACATCCGCTGGATGGGAAGCGGTCCACGGTGCGGTATCGGCGAGTTGTTCCTGCCCGCGACCCAGCCCGGCAGCTCGATCATGCCCGGCAAGGTCAACCCCGTGATACCCGAGGCCCTCATGCAGGTCTGCGCGCAGGTCATCGGCAACGACACGGCCGTCACCACGGCCAGCGCCACGCTTGGCAACTTCGACCTGCACGTCGGCATGCCGGTGATGATTCACAATGTGCTCGAATCGAGCCGCCTGCTCGGCAGTGCCGTGCAGGTATTCGAGGAGAAGTGCGTGGCCGGGCTCCAGGCCAACCGCGAACGCTGCGAAGCACTCGTCGAGCAATCGCTGGCCATGTGTACGAGTCTGGCCCCGTTGATCGGTTACGACAAGGCCGCCGCGATCGCGAAGGAGGCGTGGGAGACCGGTCGCACGGTGCGTGAAGTCGCCCTGGCGAACAAGGTGCTGCCGGAGGACAAACTCGCCGCTGCACTCGATCCACGCACAATGCTTGAGCCGCACGTCTAG
- a CDS encoding hydroxymethylglutaryl-CoA lyase yields the protein MTPTQTLPEAVRIVEVGPRDGLQNEARPVSTTDKVRYITALAAAGLNEIEVTAFVHPQRIPQLADAAEVCAALPVQSKVRWSALVPNERGLERAIAAGLPRIALFTAVSETFTQRNIGMSIGESLSVYGKVARQAAAAGLSVRGYLSCCFVCPYEGRIAPERVAELAAEIQALGADEVVISDTLGAATPRDVFRVLSLVLAQVPVERVALHLHDTYGTALANVLAGLQVGITTFDASTGGLGGCPFAPGAAGNLATEDLVYMLHGMGIRTGIDPASLHTAAETVAVALGREMTSRQWRLRSSGSTTF from the coding sequence ATGACGCCGACGCAAACGCTTCCTGAGGCCGTCCGCATCGTCGAGGTCGGCCCACGCGACGGGCTACAGAACGAGGCGCGCCCTGTGTCCACCACGGACAAGGTGCGTTATATCACGGCGCTCGCCGCCGCCGGGTTGAACGAGATCGAGGTGACGGCCTTTGTCCACCCGCAACGCATACCGCAACTCGCGGATGCGGCCGAAGTCTGCGCGGCCTTGCCGGTGCAGTCCAAAGTCCGCTGGTCAGCGCTGGTGCCGAACGAGCGTGGCCTGGAGCGGGCGATTGCGGCCGGCCTGCCGCGGATTGCCCTCTTCACCGCCGTGTCGGAAACTTTCACCCAGCGCAACATCGGGATGTCGATCGGGGAGTCGCTGAGTGTCTACGGGAAGGTGGCCCGGCAGGCAGCCGCGGCGGGGCTCAGTGTGCGGGGTTACCTGTCATGTTGTTTCGTATGCCCCTACGAGGGCCGCATCGCGCCGGAACGCGTGGCGGAACTCGCCGCGGAGATTCAAGCCCTCGGGGCGGATGAGGTCGTGATCAGCGACACGCTCGGAGCGGCCACGCCGCGGGATGTCTTCAGGGTCCTGTCCCTGGTACTGGCGCAGGTGCCCGTCGAGCGCGTTGCATTGCACTTGCACGACACGTACGGAACGGCCCTGGCGAACGTGTTGGCCGGCCTCCAGGTGGGCATCACGACCTTCGATGCCTCAACCGGCGGGCTGGGCGGCTGCCCGTTCGCACCGGGGGCGGCGGGCAATCTCGCGACTGAGGATCTCGTCTACATGCTCCATGGCATGGGCATCCGGACGGGGATCGATCCGGCCAGTCTGCACACGGCCGCTGAGACCGTGGCCGTGGCCCTTGGTCGCGAGATGACAAGCCGGCAATGGCGCCTGCGCAGCAGTGGGAGCACAACCTTCTGA